The genomic DNA GAGGCCGCGATCAGCGCGGTGGGCCTCAAGGTCGTCCAGGTCGAGACGAAGGAGGAACTGGAGGCCGCCATCGGCCCGCAGACCGCGCTGGTCTACATCATGGCCGGGCCGCGGGTGGACGACAGCGAGCTGGACACCGAGACGATCGCGTCGGTGACCAAGCCCGCCGGGGTCCCGCTGCTGGTCGACGCGGCCGCGGAGATCCTCACCATCCCCAACGTGCACATCGAGCGCGGCGCCGACCTCGTCGGCTACAGCGGCGGCAAGTGCATGCGGGGCCCGCAGTCGGCCGGTCTGATCCTGGGCCGCGAGGACCTCGTACGGGCCGCGTGGGTGCACAGCGCACCGCACCACGGCTACGCGCGCGGCTTCAAGGTCGGCAAGGAAGAGGCCATGGGCATGCTCGCGGCCGTCGAGATGTGGGTCCAGCGCGACCACGACGCCGAGTACGCCGAGTGGACGAGCTGGCTCAAGCAGATCTCCCGCCGGGTGTCGTCGGTGAGCGGCGTGACCACCGAGATCACCCAGCCCGTGGGGCTCTCGAACCGGACGCCTTCGCTGCGCATCCTGTGGAGCGCCAAGCGCAAGGAGGTCACCGGCACCACCATCATGAACGCGATGTGGAACGGCGAGCCGCGCATCGCGCTCAACGCCGCCAGCGGCTCGGACCCGGACCAGACCGGCGTCTCCATCACCCCGTACATGATGGAGCCCAGCGACTGGCGGACCATCTCCGACGAACTCGTCCGGCTGCTGCGCGACCCGCCGCCCGCGCCGGAGTCGCCCAAGCCGCCGACCGTGGACGTGGCCGGCACCTGGTCCGTGGAGATCAAGTACGCCGCGGGCACGTCGAGCGCGCACAAGCTGGAACTGACCCAGGACGGCGCGAAGGTCAGCGGCCGGCACGCGGGCGAGTTCGTCACCCGCCCGGCCTCCGGCAGCGTCAGCGCCGACAAGGTCACGGTGCGCAGCAACTACGGCGAGGAGCACGGCGACTCGCTGAGCTACACCTTCACCGGCACCGTCGACGGCGACAAGATCAGCGGCGAACTCGACATGGGCGAGTACCTGAAGGGCTCCTGGACCGCGACCCGGTCCTGACGGCCGGCGCGCGCCGGCCGGCCAGCCGCGGCCGGCGCGCGCGGCTCCGTATCCCCACGTGTCATGCACCGAACATTCACCAGGGAGTAACGCATGTCCTCCAACCGCAGGGACTTCATCCGCAAGGCGGCCCCGGTGGCCGCGGTGGCCGCCGTGCCGGTGGTCGCGGGCGGCCAGGCGATGGCCAACGACAACGACCAGGGCAGCGGCAAGGGCCACGGCCGGCCGCCGCGCAAGGAGGTCCACTACCCCGGTGGCGGCCAGCCGCCGGAGAACCCGCTGTTCAGCCCGATCGTGACCTACGGCAACATGGTCTTCATCTCGGGTATCGGCGCCCACTTCGAGGGCGACATCCGCGCCCACACCGACCACGTGCTCAACGAGATCGAGCGCTACCTGGAGTCGGTCGGCTCGTCCATGGAGAAGGTCCTCAAGGTCAACGTCTACCTCAACACCCTGGACGACTACGCCGGGATGAACGAGGTCTTCCTCGGCCGCTGGGGCAAGGAGCCGGGCGTCCGCACCACCATCGCCGCCGCCGCCGGCATCCCCGGCGACTCCCTGGTCGAGATCGACTGCATCGCCGTCATCTGACGATCCGTAGCGCACGCGCCACCACCACCTGACACAGAGATGGGGAATCGAGCCGGCATGCACGTGAGATCGCGAGTTTCCTGGACGGTACTTCCCGCGGCGCTGACCCTCGTACTGGGCGCCTCCACCGTCGGCGCCACGGCGCCGTCGGGCGCCCAGGCCGAGGGGAACGACGACAAGGGTGCCGCGTACGACCTCGTCATCAGGCGGGGCCACGTCATCGACCCGAAGAACGACATCGACGGCGTGCGTGACGTCGCCGTCAAGGACGGCAAGATCGCCAAGGTGGCGCAGAGCATCGACGCCTCCGGTGCGAAGAAGACGGTCGACGCCAAGGGCAACTACGTCACCCCCGGCCTGATCGACATGCACGCGCACATGTTCCCGGGGCCGAAGCAGGACTACGCCAACGGCTGGAACGGCGTGGCCCCCGACGGCTTCACGCTCCGGGCGGGCGTCACCACGGCCGTGGACACCGGCTCGGCGGGCGCGAGCAACTTCGACCAGTTCAAGACCGAGGTCATCGACAAGTCCAAGACCCGGGTGCTGTCCTTCCTGAACATCGTGGGCAAGGGCATGGCGGGCCACCCGTACGAGCAGGACCTCGCGGACATGAAGCCCGGGCCCGCGGCCGAGGTGGCCAAGGCCAACCCGGGGACCATCGTCGGCATCAAGACGGCGCACTACAACGGCCCCGAGTGGGACCCGGTGGAGAACTCCATCGCGGCGGGCGAGGAAGCCGGCGTCCCGGTCATGGTCGACTTCGGCGCGAACACGCCGGAGCGCCCGCTGTCGCAACTGCTCAACGAGAAGCTGCGGC from Streptomyces sp. CMB-StM0423 includes the following:
- a CDS encoding aminotransferase class V-fold PLP-dependent enzyme; translation: MLGRGAAAGGALALGPLLAGEAFAATSGAPSAANPGQGRPKDIYGRIGVRPLINARGTYTVLSGSLMLPEVRDAIDAAARQYVQLDELADAVGRRIGELTKTEFGLVSAGCSAGLTHAAAACTAGGNPDLHVNIPDLTGFQKTEAIIPRHSRNVYEAAISAVGLKVVQVETKEELEAAIGPQTALVYIMAGPRVDDSELDTETIASVTKPAGVPLLVDAAAEILTIPNVHIERGADLVGYSGGKCMRGPQSAGLILGREDLVRAAWVHSAPHHGYARGFKVGKEEAMGMLAAVEMWVQRDHDAEYAEWTSWLKQISRRVSSVSGVTTEITQPVGLSNRTPSLRILWSAKRKEVTGTTIMNAMWNGEPRIALNAASGSDPDQTGVSITPYMMEPSDWRTISDELVRLLRDPPPAPESPKPPTVDVAGTWSVEIKYAAGTSSAHKLELTQDGAKVSGRHAGEFVTRPASGSVSADKVTVRSNYGEEHGDSLSYTFTGTVDGDKISGELDMGEYLKGSWTATRS
- a CDS encoding RidA family protein, which codes for MSSNRRDFIRKAAPVAAVAAVPVVAGGQAMANDNDQGSGKGHGRPPRKEVHYPGGGQPPENPLFSPIVTYGNMVFISGIGAHFEGDIRAHTDHVLNEIERYLESVGSSMEKVLKVNVYLNTLDDYAGMNEVFLGRWGKEPGVRTTIAAAAGIPGDSLVEIDCIAVI
- a CDS encoding amidohydrolase/deacetylase family metallohydrolase; translated protein: MHVRSRVSWTVLPAALTLVLGASTVGATAPSGAQAEGNDDKGAAYDLVIRRGHVIDPKNDIDGVRDVAVKDGKIAKVAQSIDASGAKKTVDAKGNYVTPGLIDMHAHMFPGPKQDYANGWNGVAPDGFTLRAGVTTAVDTGSAGASNFDQFKTEVIDKSKTRVLSFLNIVGKGMAGHPYEQDLADMKPGPAAEVAKANPGTIVGIKTAHYNGPEWDPVENSIAAGEEAGVPVMVDFGANTPERPLSQLLNEKLRPGDVYSHMFSGLRGELGKDGKLNPAMKQGRDRGIVFEVGHGGGSFSWDVAVPGMKEGFTPDVISTDLHISSMNSGMKDMSNVMSKFLTLGMPLEDVIEASTWTPAQTIQRPDLGNLSVGAPADISVFALEKGNFGYVDSFGWRIDGKQKLVAETTFRAGQAVWDLNGKAANEWYPGANPPKASAAEDHEHQ